From Numenius arquata chromosome 4, bNumArq3.hap1.1, whole genome shotgun sequence, a single genomic window includes:
- the MSANTD3 gene encoding myb/SANT-like DNA-binding domain-containing protein 3: MQNEIIKPAKYFSEVEKSVLLALVEKYKYVLECKKSDARTIALKQRTWQALAHEYNSQPSVSLRDFKQLKKCWENIKARTKKIMAHERREKVKRSISPLINTHIIGKEKIASIMPEQMYFLQSPPEEDPEYQPDASSQESFVVSNRELCDEEKELVHFPVCEGTSQPEPSCSDVRIAADKNYRSKASQESALKKMHEEEHHQQMSILQLQLIQMNEVHVAKIQQIERECEMAEEEHRIKMEVLNKKKMYWERKLQTITKEWPVSSFNRPFPNSP, encoded by the exons ATGCAAAACGAAATAATAAAGCCTGCTAAATACTTCTCAGAAGTGGAGAAGAGTGTGCTGCTTGCATTagttgaaaaatacaaatatgtgcTTGAATGTAAAAAAAGTGATGCAAGAACTATTGCTCTGAAACAACGTACCTGGCAAGCACTAGCCCATGAATATAATTCACAGCCCAGTGTATCACTGCGAGACTTCAAGCAGTTAAAGAAATGCTGGGAAAATATCAAGGCACGGACAAAAAAGATAATGGCACATGAAAGGCGGGAGAAGGTAAAAAGAAGTATTAGTCCACTTATAAATACTCACATCATAGGGAAAGAGAAGATTGCCAGCATAATGCCTGAGCAAATGTACTTTTTGCAGAGCCCACCAGAAGAAGATCCTGAATATCAGCCTGATGCTTCTAGTCAAG AGTCATTTGTTGTCTCAAATAGAGAACTTTGTGATGAAGAGAAAGAGCTGGTACATTTCCCAGTGTGTGAAGGTACCTCCCAACCTGAGCCTTCATGTTCTGATGTCAGAATAGCAGCAGATAAGAACTACAGAAGTAAAGCATCTCAGGAAAGTGCTCTGAAAAAGATGCATGAGGAAGAACATCATCAGCAAATGTCAATTTTGCAACTGCAGTTAATCCAAATGAATGAAGTTCATGTggcaaaaatacagcaaatagaAAGAGAGTGTGAGATGGCCGAAGAGGAACACAGGATAAAAATGGAAGtgctaaataaaaagaaaatgtattgggAGAGAAAACTGCAGACCATCACAAAAGAATGGCCTGTATCATCCTTTAACAGACCCTTTCCTAACTCACCCTAA